The following proteins come from a genomic window of Amaranthus tricolor cultivar Red isolate AtriRed21 chromosome 14, ASM2621246v1, whole genome shotgun sequence:
- the LOC130800170 gene encoding putative pentatricopeptide repeat-containing protein At1g64310: MFIQFRTLLSQCSKTHQTLLNTKQLHALIAKTHLVYDPFFATKLTRYYALNGDLSSAHQLFDESPERSIYLWNSIIRAYAKVHDFKNAFNLFTQLLKSNLWPDNFTFACILRACSENNDVEGVKIVHGGLTAYGLGMDSICGSALINAYSKLGLIDNASRVFHGLIDPDLATWNTMINGFGCYGIWTEGLKLFDVMRTIGIEPDGYTMVAMLSSVKGPGLLHIGQGFHGFCIKSGFLSNDHVASSLVTMYSICESLGSAEEVFKRLVEPDIVTWSALITGFAHLGQIHKALLLFRERNMNGMKADHVLLSSILVATVQLGNVGPGFEIHCYILRHGFETEIRIASALIDMYSKCGFMELAIHVLNSHPRPNMIVYNTAILGLGSYGNASEAFRLFDEAMEKGLVPDECTFSALLHACCQAGYVKQGKEIYERMKDEFGIEPRNEHYVHIVKILGMAGKLQEAFEFVLGLSKPVDAGIWGALLACCEMHGNSALVDSVLRHVLQNNVQEDSHSVLVSKIYANQGRWDDVEQLRDVITDSRRKKLPGLSWIGGKIVKK; the protein is encoded by the coding sequence ATGTTCATCCAATTTCGAACTTTACTGTCCCAATGCTCAAAAACCCATCAAACTCTCTTAAACACAAAGCAATTACATGCCTTAATTGCCAAAACCCATCTTGTTTATGACCCATTTTTTGCCACTAAACTCACACGTTACTATGCACTTAATGGTGATCTTTCCTCTGCTCACCAACTGTTCGATGAAAGTCCTGAAAGAAGTATTTACCTTTGGAACTCAATCATTAGAGCTTATGCAAAAGTTCATGACTTCAAGAATGCATTTAATCTTTTTACCCAGCTTCTTAAGTCAAATTTATGGCCTGATAACTTCACATTTGCTTGCATTTTGCGCGCTTGCTCGGAGAATAATGATGTGGAGGGAGTTAAAATTGTTCATGGTGGGTTAACAGCTTATGGGTTGGGAATGGATTCAATTTGTGGTAGTGCACTTATTAATGCTTATTCAAAACTTGGTCTTATTGATAATGCTAGTAGAGTGTTTCATGGTCTAATTGATCCTGATTTAGCTACATGGAATACTATGATAAATGGGTTTGGGTGTTATGGAATTTGGACTGAAGGGTTGAAATTGTTCGATGTAATGAGAACTATAGGGATTGAACCAGATGGATATACTATGGTTGCGATGCTATCATCTGTAAAAGGGCCGGGGTTATTGCATATAGGACAAGGATTCCATGGCTTTTGCATAAAAAGCGGTTTTCTTTCGAATGATCATGTTGCTAGTTCGCTCGTTACAATGTATTCGATATGCGAGTCCTTGGGTTCCGCGGAGGAAGTCTTTAAGAGATTAGTCGAACCAGATATTGTTACATGGTCTGCACTGATAACAGGATTTGCACATTTAGGGCAGATTCATAAAGCCCTTTTGCTCTTCAGAGAAAGGAATATGAATGGCATGAAGGCTGATCATGTATTGCTTTCAAGCATTTTAGTTGCTACTGTTCAATTGGGAAATGTTGGACCGGGTTTTGAGATACATTGTTACATTCTTCGACATGGGTTTGAGACGGAAATCAGAATTGCCTCGGCTCTCATAGACATGTATTCGAAATGTGGTTTCATGGAGTtagcaattcatgttttgaatTCTCATCCAAGGCCGAATATGATTGTATATAATACGGCTATATTAGGTCTTGGGTCGTATGGAAATGCTAGTGAAGCGTTTCGACTCTTTGATGAGGCTATGGAGAAGGGACTTGTGCCGGATGAATGCACATTTTCTGCTCTTCTTCACGCTTGCTGCCAAGCGGGTTATGTCAAACAGGGGAAGGAAATATAcgaaagaatgaaggatgaatttgGTATTGAACCTAGAAACGAACATTACGTTCACATTGTTAAGATCCTAGGAATGGCCGGGAAGTTGCAAGAGGCGTTCGAGTTTGTGTTGGGCTTGTCTAAGCCTGTTGATGCTGGCATTTGGGGTGCACTACTAGCATGCTGTGAAATGCATGGAAACTCTGCTCTTGTGGACAGTGTGCTGAGGCATGTATTGCAGAACAATGTTCAAGAAGATTCTCACTCAGTTTTGGTGTCTAAAATATATGCCAATCAAGGAAGATGGGATGATGTGGAGCAGCTAAGAGATGTCATAACCGATAGCAGACGAAAGAAGCTTCCGGGGCTTAGCTGGATCGGAGGAAAGATTGTTAAAAAGTAA